The Nitrospira sp. DNA segment TCGGCTCGTCGGCGATGCTAGACTTCGCGCTGGTCTTCGCGTATTGGACCTCGGATCGGGAACGGGCTATCCGGCCATTCTTGCCGCCCAGGTAGTCGGCGCCAACGGCAGTGTGGTCGGTATCGACTTAGCCCAGCAGATGCTTGACGC contains these protein-coding regions:
- a CDS encoding methyltransferase domain-containing protein, which translates into the protein MASLSPEQVIEGQRQDWNRVAGGWEKWDRFFDEQMAFLNHRLVGDARLRAGLRVLDLGSGTGYPAILAAQVVGANGSVVGIDLAQQMLDA